In one window of Methanoculleus chikugoensis DNA:
- a CDS encoding uridylate kinase, giving the protein MAERFEMGSRLKGESLVRRSLLRETGEVRQIRIMPDLNVVKIGGHGVIDYGREIVHPLMEEIGELSRDHKILVATGGGARVRHILDVGIDLGMPTGVLAELAGKISEQNATMISLLLSKYNGTRIQTGDLLDLPSLISLGMLPVVQGTPPYGLYEHPPKLGSIPPHRTDTGAFLMAEVVGGKNCILGKNVDGLYAENPFVNPDAEFIAEITADELLEMQLEDMVLEPMAVELLRDAVHIREIKVVNAHVPGNIAKAVNGERVGTVIRA; this is encoded by the coding sequence ATGGCAGAGCGGTTTGAGATGGGATCGAGACTCAAGGGCGAGAGCCTGGTCCGACGGAGCCTGCTCCGCGAGACCGGGGAGGTCCGGCAGATCCGGATCATGCCGGACTTAAACGTGGTCAAGATCGGCGGCCACGGCGTCATCGATTACGGGCGGGAGATCGTTCACCCGTTGATGGAGGAGATCGGCGAACTCTCCCGCGACCACAAGATCCTGGTCGCCACCGGCGGCGGCGCCCGGGTCCGGCACATCCTCGACGTCGGGATCGACCTCGGGATGCCTACGGGGGTGCTCGCGGAGCTCGCGGGTAAGATCAGCGAGCAGAACGCGACCATGATCTCGCTCCTCCTCTCGAAGTACAACGGCACCCGGATCCAGACCGGCGACCTCCTGGACCTCCCCTCGCTCATATCCCTCGGTATGCTCCCGGTCGTCCAGGGCACCCCGCCCTACGGGCTCTACGAGCACCCGCCGAAACTCGGGAGCATACCGCCGCACCGGACGGATACCGGCGCCTTCCTGATGGCGGAGGTCGTCGGCGGAAAGAACTGCATCCTCGGGAAGAATGTGGATGGGCTCTATGCGGAGAACCCGTTCGTGAACCCCGACGCCGAGTTCATCGCGGAGATCACGGCCGACGAACTCCTGGAGATGCAACTCGAGGATATGGTCCTCGAACCGATGGCGGTCGAACTCCTCCGTGACGCCGTCCACATCAGAGAGATCAAGGTGGTGAACGCCCACGTCCCCGGCAATATTGCGAAGGCCGTCAACGGGGAGCGGGTCGGCACCGTCATCCGGGCGTGA
- a CDS encoding ABC transporter substrate-binding protein, translating to MTIYLGIDDTDTRESRGTGRLARTIAAELARSYTVTGVTRHQLFVHPAVPYTSHNSSAVIHIREEERGTAAAVFATAREMMLADFVEGSDPGVCAAADPEINGDLSRFGFAAKTSIVTQDEARRLARKAGILLEGLGGTEDGVIGALAGVGLAASGNDGRFVQKGTTRDLRGTQTVAAILASGVDRVMTTGGAVVEEGVVTLRKFPKPACIGGKAILYVEADGEAYCDIVVG from the coding sequence ATGACCATCTATCTCGGCATTGACGACACCGACACCCGCGAGTCCCGGGGGACCGGACGGCTCGCCCGCACGATTGCAGCAGAACTCGCCCGGTCGTATACGGTGACGGGGGTGACCCGTCACCAGCTCTTCGTCCATCCCGCCGTGCCCTACACCTCCCACAACAGTTCGGCGGTCATCCACATCCGGGAGGAGGAGCGCGGGACCGCGGCCGCCGTCTTCGCGACGGCAAGGGAGATGATGCTCGCCGACTTCGTCGAGGGGAGCGACCCGGGGGTCTGCGCCGCCGCCGACCCCGAGATCAACGGCGACCTCTCCCGCTTCGGGTTCGCCGCGAAGACGAGCATCGTGACGCAGGATGAGGCGCGAAGGCTCGCCCGCAAGGCCGGGATCCTCCTCGAAGGGCTCGGCGGCACCGAAGACGGCGTCATCGGCGCGCTCGCCGGGGTCGGGCTTGCGGCATCGGGGAATGACGGCCGGTTCGTCCAGAAGGGGACGACACGCGACCTCCGCGGCACCCAGACGGTCGCCGCGATCCTAGCCTCCGGCGTCGACCGGGTGATGACCACCGGCGGCGCGGTGGTCGAGGAAGGTGTCGTTACTCTGCGGAAATTCCCGAAACCCGCCTGCATCGGGGGGAAGGCGATCCTCTACGTCGAGGCGGACGGCGAAGCGTATTGCGATATCGTGGTGGGATGA
- a CDS encoding substrate-binding domain-containing protein codes for MHRRIIFAVAAVMVALMLICGCIGTTTDPTPVEKQQLRIATTTSLYDTKLLDHLTPIFEEKYNAEVLIVSAGTGKAIEYGQRGDVDVLMVHDRAREDAFIADGYGINRRVFAYNYFVLVGPESDPAAIKGMQPEAAFTAIREKGMADEDVVFVSRGDASGTHSKEKAIWKGAGFNYSTDVQGSGDWYQEAGTGMGATLALTNEKQAYTLSDIGTYLAYKGDLDLVALVDEGDILLNVYCAMEINPEKYPDTNTTVAKDWVNFLISDDIQKEIASFGVDQYGQPLFYAAQDDWEKIGVTEAEVKDPIA; via the coding sequence ATGCACAGACGAATTATTTTTGCTGTTGCGGCCGTCATGGTCGCCCTCATGCTGATCTGCGGCTGTATCGGGACGACAACCGACCCGACACCCGTAGAGAAACAGCAACTCCGTATCGCCACGACGACCAGCCTCTACGACACCAAACTCCTCGACCACCTCACACCGATCTTCGAGGAGAAGTACAACGCCGAGGTGCTGATCGTCTCCGCCGGGACCGGCAAGGCGATCGAGTACGGCCAGCGGGGCGATGTGGACGTCCTGATGGTGCACGACCGTGCGCGTGAAGACGCCTTCATCGCCGACGGCTACGGCATCAACCGGCGCGTCTTCGCCTACAACTACTTCGTCCTCGTCGGGCCCGAGTCCGACCCGGCAGCGATCAAGGGCATGCAGCCCGAAGCGGCGTTCACCGCCATCCGCGAGAAGGGAATGGCCGACGAGGATGTCGTCTTCGTCTCGCGCGGCGACGCGTCGGGCACGCACTCCAAGGAGAAGGCTATCTGGAAGGGCGCCGGGTTCAACTACTCGACGGATGTGCAGGGCTCCGGCGACTGGTACCAGGAGGCCGGAACGGGCATGGGCGCGACCCTTGCGCTGACAAATGAGAAGCAGGCCTACACCCTCTCCGACATCGGCACCTACCTCGCCTACAAGGGCGACCTCGATCTCGTAGCGCTCGTTGACGAGGGCGACATCCTGCTCAACGTCTACTGCGCGATGGAGATCAACCCCGAGAAGTACCCCGACACCAACACCACCGTCGCGAAGGACTGGGTCAACTTCCTGATCTCCGATGATATCCAGAAGGAGATTGCATCCTTCGGTGTCGACCAGTACGGCCAGCCGCTCTTCTACGCCGCCCAGGACGACTGGGAGAAGATCGGCGTGACCGAGGCTGAAGTGAAGGACCCGATCGCCTGA
- a CDS encoding ABC transporter permease, whose protein sequence is MYEIVEGFLEAIRLIVTLDPDVMAIAARSIVISLTATIIASLIAVPLGAAINFGTFPGRKSLINLIQTLYSLPTVIVGLLIFLLISRVGPFGFMRLLFTPTAMIIAQTVLILPIMTGLTISALSGVDPVIRDTLRSLGATRLQFLVNILKEARFAILATVAVGFGRAISEVGAAILVGGNIAASSFASSTRVLTTAISLETSMGNISQSIALGLVLLAIALGVNLAITTVQHR, encoded by the coding sequence ATGTACGAGATCGTCGAGGGGTTCCTGGAGGCAATCAGGCTCATCGTCACGCTCGACCCCGATGTGATGGCCATCGCCGCGCGGAGCATCGTTATATCGCTCACCGCAACGATCATCGCCTCGCTGATCGCCGTTCCGCTCGGGGCCGCGATCAACTTCGGGACGTTCCCGGGCAGAAAGAGCCTCATCAACCTGATCCAGACGCTCTACTCCCTCCCGACGGTCATCGTCGGGCTGCTCATATTCCTGCTTATCTCCCGCGTCGGCCCGTTCGGGTTCATGCGGCTGCTCTTCACCCCGACCGCGATGATCATCGCGCAGACGGTGCTCATCCTCCCGATCATGACCGGCCTCACGATCTCCGCGCTCTCGGGGGTCGACCCGGTGATCAGGGACACCCTCCGCTCGCTCGGGGCAACCCGACTCCAGTTCCTGGTGAACATCTTGAAAGAAGCCCGGTTCGCTATCCTTGCGACCGTCGCGGTCGGGTTCGGGCGGGCGATATCGGAGGTCGGGGCGGCGATCCTCGTCGGCGGCAACATCGCGGCGTCGTCGTTTGCGAGTTCGACCCGGGTCCTGACGACCGCAATATCGCTCGAGACCTCGATGGGCAACATCTCCCAGTCCATCGCGCTCGGGCTCGTCCTGCTCGCGATCGCCCTCGGCGTGAATCTCGCCATAACCACGGTGCAGCACCGGTGA
- a CDS encoding ABC transporter ATP-binding protein, which yields MIELKNVSKYFGDTRVLDGVTGKVNRGEIFAVIGPSGSGKSTLLRLIDLLDTPTGGAIRVNGTDIHAEQRNLSIRRMMGMVFQKPAVFNATVAENVAVGLRFRGASKSKIHTRIEEALDMVGLAGYGERRARTLSGGEMQRVALARAMVIEPEILLLDEPTANLDPVSVATIEDLAVRINRDLGTTIVFSTHDMYQGQRLAHRIGVLMNGMFAQVGTPREVFTLPASREVARFVGIENIVEGVVVGENAAAVVDAGGVRIRAWSPFGAGEAVSLCIRSEDIRIAVADGAAAAPGRNALPGTVTSVVPRGPFSRVTVDCGFALSSILSWKAVDNLGIRGGSRVVVSFAPESVHVVRRE from the coding sequence ATGATCGAACTCAAGAACGTCTCAAAGTACTTCGGCGACACCCGGGTGCTCGACGGCGTCACCGGAAAGGTGAACCGGGGCGAGATCTTCGCCGTCATCGGCCCCTCCGGGTCGGGGAAGTCGACCCTGCTACGCCTCATCGATCTCCTCGATACCCCGACGGGAGGGGCGATCCGGGTGAACGGCACCGATATCCATGCGGAGCAAAGAAACCTCTCCATCCGCAGGATGATGGGGATGGTCTTCCAGAAACCCGCCGTCTTCAACGCGACGGTCGCGGAGAACGTCGCCGTCGGCCTCCGGTTCCGGGGCGCGAGCAAGAGCAAGATCCATACCCGTATCGAGGAGGCTCTCGATATGGTCGGTCTTGCGGGTTACGGGGAGCGCCGGGCAAGGACGCTCTCGGGCGGGGAAATGCAGCGGGTGGCGCTTGCCCGGGCGATGGTGATCGAACCGGAGATCCTCCTCCTCGACGAACCGACCGCGAACCTCGACCCGGTCTCGGTGGCGACGATCGAGGATCTGGCGGTGCGGATCAACCGCGACCTCGGGACGACGATCGTCTTCTCGACCCACGACATGTACCAGGGCCAGCGGCTCGCTCACCGGATAGGAGTGCTGATGAACGGGATGTTCGCGCAGGTGGGGACGCCGCGGGAGGTCTTCACCCTCCCGGCAAGCCGGGAGGTCGCCCGGTTCGTCGGGATCGAGAACATCGTCGAGGGCGTCGTCGTCGGGGAGAACGCTGCCGCCGTCGTCGATGCCGGCGGTGTCCGGATCCGGGCATGGTCGCCGTTCGGGGCGGGGGAGGCAGTCTCCCTCTGCATCCGATCGGAGGATATCCGGATCGCCGTGGCGGATGGGGCCGCCGCCGCCCCGGGGAGGAACGCCCTTCCCGGCACCGTGACGTCCGTCGTTCCCCGCGGCCCGTTCAGCAGGGTGACGGTCGACTGCGGGTTCGCGCTCTCGTCCATCCTCTCCTGGAAGGCGGTGGACAACCTCGGCATCCGGGGGGGGAGCCGGGTTGTGGTCTCGTTTGCGCCGGAGTCGGTTCACGTCGTCCGGCGCGAGTGA